One Peterkaempfera bronchialis DNA window includes the following coding sequences:
- a CDS encoding ABC transporter ATP-binding protein: MSATHGTTDATLRDPAADSDRAPLLEVRDLHVEFRTREGVARAVNGVDYSVAAGETLAILGESGSGKSVSSQAVMGILDSPPGFVTRGEILFQGRDLLKVSEAERRKVRGARMAMIFQDALSSLNPVLRVGYQLGEMFRVHQGMSRKDARARSIELMDRVRIPAAAQRVDDYPHQFSGGMRQRIMIAMALALEPDLIIADEPTTALDVTVQAQVMDLLAELQREYRMGLILITHDLGVVADVADKIAVMYAGRIVETAPVHELYRRPAHPYTRGLLQSIPRLDQKGRDLYAIKGLPPSLLRIPPGCAFNPRCAQAREVCRVEVPPLYPVAEQDGTELVGRGSACHFWEETLHG, translated from the coding sequence ATGAGCGCCACCCACGGCACCACCGACGCGACCCTGCGCGACCCGGCGGCGGACTCCGACCGCGCCCCGCTGCTGGAGGTGCGCGACCTGCATGTGGAGTTCCGCACCCGCGAGGGCGTCGCCAGGGCCGTCAACGGCGTCGACTACAGCGTCGCCGCCGGGGAGACTCTGGCGATCCTGGGCGAGTCCGGCTCCGGCAAGTCGGTGAGTTCGCAGGCGGTGATGGGCATCCTGGACTCCCCGCCCGGGTTTGTCACCCGGGGGGAGATCCTCTTCCAGGGGCGGGACCTGCTGAAGGTCTCCGAGGCCGAGCGGCGCAAGGTGCGGGGCGCCAGAATGGCGATGATCTTCCAGGACGCGCTGTCGTCGCTCAACCCGGTGCTGAGGGTCGGCTACCAGCTGGGCGAGATGTTCCGGGTGCACCAGGGCATGTCCAGGAAGGACGCCAGGGCCCGGTCGATCGAGCTGATGGACCGGGTGCGGATCCCGGCGGCGGCGCAGCGGGTGGACGACTACCCGCATCAGTTCTCCGGCGGTATGCGGCAGCGGATCATGATCGCGATGGCGCTGGCCCTGGAGCCGGACCTGATCATCGCGGACGAGCCGACGACCGCGTTGGACGTCACGGTGCAGGCGCAGGTGATGGACCTGCTGGCGGAGCTCCAGCGGGAGTACCGGATGGGTCTGATCCTGATCACCCATGACCTGGGTGTGGTGGCGGATGTCGCCGACAAGATCGCGGTGATGTACGCGGGCCGGATCGTGGAGACCGCACCGGTCCACGAGCTGTACCGGCGCCCGGCGCACCCGTACACCCGGGGGCTGCTCCAGTCGATCCCGCGCCTGGACCAGAAGGGCCGGGACCTCTACGCCATCAAGGGCCTACCGCCCAGCCTGCTGCGCATCCCGCCCGGCTGCGCCTTCAATCCGCGCTGTGCGCAGGCGCGGGAGGTCTGCCGGGTGGAGGTGCCCCCGCTGTATCCGGTGGCCGAGCAGGACGGTACGGAACTGGTGGGGCGTGGCAGCGCCTGCCACTTCTGGGAGGAGACCCTTCATGGCTGA
- a CDS encoding ABC transporter ATP-binding protein produces the protein MAEAILEVRDLVKHFPVTQGVLFKRQVGAVRAVDGVSFDLFRGETLGIVGESGCGKSTLAKVLMNLERATSGQVLYKGEDIARLSGRALKAVRRNIQMVFQDPYTSLNPRMTVGDIIGEPYEIHPEVAPKGDRRRAVQDLLDVVGLNPEYINRYPHQFSGGQRQRIGIARGLALKPEIIICDEPVSALDVSVQAQVINLLEKLQDEFDLSYMFIAHDLSIVRHISDRVGVMYLGKMVEIGTDTQIYDHPTHPYTQALLSAVPVPDPEARDRRERIILQGDVPSPANPPSGCRFRTRCWKAQQRCTDEEPLLAAPSWLDGEAAHDSACHFAEDRGAALTA, from the coding sequence ATGGCTGAGGCGATTCTGGAGGTCCGCGACCTGGTCAAGCACTTCCCGGTCACCCAGGGTGTCCTGTTCAAGCGGCAGGTGGGCGCGGTGCGGGCGGTGGACGGGGTCTCCTTCGACCTCTTCCGGGGTGAGACGCTGGGGATCGTGGGGGAGTCGGGGTGTGGGAAGTCGACGCTGGCCAAGGTGTTGATGAACCTGGAGCGGGCGACGTCCGGTCAGGTGCTGTACAAGGGTGAGGACATCGCCCGGCTGTCGGGGCGGGCGCTGAAGGCGGTGCGCCGCAATATCCAGATGGTCTTCCAGGACCCGTACACCTCGCTCAACCCGAGGATGACGGTGGGCGACATCATCGGGGAGCCGTACGAGATCCACCCGGAGGTGGCGCCCAAGGGCGACCGCCGCAGGGCGGTGCAGGACCTGCTGGACGTGGTGGGTCTGAACCCGGAGTACATCAACCGCTATCCGCACCAGTTCTCGGGCGGGCAGCGGCAGCGGATCGGCATCGCGCGGGGGCTGGCGCTCAAGCCGGAGATCATCATCTGCGACGAGCCGGTCTCGGCGCTGGACGTCTCGGTGCAGGCGCAGGTGATCAACCTGCTGGAGAAGCTCCAGGACGAGTTCGACCTCTCCTATATGTTCATCGCCCACGACCTGTCGATCGTGCGGCACATCTCCGACCGCGTCGGGGTGATGTACCTGGGCAAGATGGTCGAGATCGGCACCGACACCCAGATCTACGACCACCCCACCCACCCCTACACCCAGGCGCTGCTCTCGGCCGTGCCGGTGCCGGACCCGGAGGCGCGGGACCGGCGGGAGCGGATCATCCTCCAGGGCGATGTGCCCTCACCGGCCAACCCGCCCTCCGGCTGCCGCTTCCGCACCCGCTGCTGGAAGGCCCAGCAGCGGTGCACCGACGAGGAACCGCTGCTCGCCGCCCCCTCCTGGCTGGACGGCGAGGCCGCCCATGACTCCGCCTGCCACTTCGCCGAGGACAGAGGGGCCGCCCTCACCGCCTAG
- a CDS encoding RCC1 domain-containing protein has translation MRPPRRGDGTTTSRTTPVRVAGLSGAVQVSIGSYHGAAVRSDGTVWIWGYNAYGQLGDGTTTDAEAPRRGHPGGHRRAAHPGGPGPEAGQPHASHHHRQPTSANACASMSPPATRMDTSPPTPP, from the coding sequence ATGCGCCCGCCCCGGAGGGGCGACGGCACCACCACCAGCCGCACCACACCCGTACGAGTGGCCGGACTGAGCGGAGCGGTACAGGTCTCCATCGGCTCCTACCACGGCGCGGCCGTGCGCTCCGACGGCACCGTGTGGATCTGGGGGTACAACGCGTACGGGCAGCTGGGCGACGGCACCACCACCGACGCCGAGGCCCCCCGGCGGGGTCACCCAGGTGGCCACCGGCGCGCTGCACACCCTGGCGGTCCAGGCCCTGAAGCCGGTCAACCACACGCTTCCCACCATCACCGGCAGCCGACGTCGGCAAACGCCTGCGCCTCGATGTCACCGCCAGCAACGCGGATGGACACGTCACCGCCCACTCCGCCGTGA
- a CDS encoding ABC transporter ATP-binding protein: protein MNDQLTLSKADGPSPATPAGEPLLQLSGLEKHFPVTDGLLFKRQVGAVHAVDGIDLTVSAGEAVGLVGESGCGKSTTGRLVTRLLEPTGGTITYAGQDISHASRKDLAPIRSEIQMIFQDPYSSLNPRQTVGAIIGAPMEINGIKPAGGIQKRVQELLETVGLNPEHYNRFPHEFSGGQRQRIGVARALSLEPKLIVADEPVSALDVSIQAQVVNLLQQLQKDLGIAFLFIAHDLAIVRHFSQRVAVMYLGKIVEIADRASLYERPRHPYTHALLSAAPEADPDDHRERIRLAGDVPSPINPPSGCRFRTRCWKAQEKCATEEPPLVRLSGNQEGHLTACHFPEEPTITSGKEVVLDPALATIEVPGTTIPEPRDTQG from the coding sequence GTGAACGATCAGCTGACCCTCAGCAAGGCCGACGGCCCGTCCCCGGCCACCCCGGCGGGGGAGCCGCTGCTCCAGCTCTCCGGTCTGGAGAAGCACTTCCCGGTCACCGACGGCCTGCTCTTCAAGCGGCAGGTGGGCGCGGTCCACGCGGTGGACGGCATCGACCTCACCGTCTCCGCCGGTGAGGCGGTCGGCCTGGTCGGCGAGTCCGGCTGCGGCAAGTCGACCACCGGCCGCCTGGTCACCCGGCTGCTGGAGCCCACCGGCGGCACGATCACCTACGCGGGCCAGGACATCTCCCATGCCTCCCGCAAGGATCTCGCGCCGATCCGGTCCGAAATCCAGATGATCTTCCAGGACCCGTACTCCTCGCTCAACCCCCGGCAGACCGTCGGCGCCATCATCGGCGCCCCGATGGAGATCAACGGCATCAAGCCGGCCGGCGGCATCCAGAAGCGGGTGCAGGAGCTGCTGGAGACCGTGGGCCTCAACCCGGAGCACTACAACCGCTTCCCGCACGAGTTCTCCGGCGGCCAGCGGCAGCGCATCGGCGTGGCCCGGGCGCTCTCCCTGGAGCCCAAGCTGATCGTCGCCGACGAGCCGGTCTCCGCGCTGGACGTCTCCATCCAGGCCCAGGTCGTCAACCTGCTCCAGCAGTTGCAGAAGGACCTCGGCATCGCCTTCCTCTTCATCGCCCACGACCTGGCGATCGTGCGCCACTTCTCGCAGCGGGTCGCGGTGATGTACCTGGGCAAGATCGTGGAGATCGCCGACCGCGCGTCGCTGTACGAGCGCCCCCGGCACCCCTACACCCACGCCCTGCTCTCCGCCGCCCCCGAGGCGGACCCGGACGACCACCGCGAGCGCATCCGCCTGGCCGGCGACGTCCCGTCCCCGATCAACCCGCCGTCCGGCTGCCGCTTCCGCACCCGGTGCTGGAAGGCCCAGGAGAAGTGCGCCACGGAGGAGCCGCCGCTGGTCCGGCTCTCCGGCAACCAGGAGGGCCACCTGACGGCCTGCCACTTCCCCGAGGAGCCCACCATCACCTCCGGCAAGGAGGTCGTCCTCGACCCGGCGCTCGCCACCATCGAGGTGCCCGGCACCACCATCCCGGAGCCGCGCGACACCCAGGGCTGA
- a CDS encoding ABC transporter ATP-binding protein, producing the protein MTTLAKPEEAPAPSGGAPFLSVRDLHVRFSTEDGVVRAVDGLSFDLEKGTTLGIVGESGSGKSVTNLAVLGLHNPESTEISGSIDLAGQELVGAPRRTLEKLRGNTMSMIFQDPLTALSPYHTIGRQIGETYRKHTGASKKEARDRSIEMLTKVGIPQPQTRVDDYPHQFSGGMRQRAMIAMALVCDPDLLIADEPTTALDVTVQAQILDLLKDLQQDMGTAIILITHDLGVVASTAHNVMVMYAGRAVERGTVREVLKSPQHPYTWGLLSSMPSLSGSVDVPLRPVRGTPPSLINVPSGCPFNPRCDYREKVLGDRCTTERPLISPETGHGSACHLSLGQKQDIFIDQIQPRLG; encoded by the coding sequence ATGACCACCCTGGCCAAGCCCGAGGAGGCCCCCGCGCCGTCCGGGGGTGCGCCCTTCCTCTCCGTCCGCGACCTGCATGTGCGCTTCAGCACCGAGGACGGCGTGGTGCGGGCCGTGGACGGCCTCTCCTTCGACCTGGAGAAGGGCACCACCCTCGGCATCGTCGGCGAGTCCGGCTCCGGCAAGTCGGTCACCAACCTGGCCGTCCTCGGCCTGCACAACCCCGAGTCGACCGAGATCAGCGGCTCCATCGACCTGGCCGGGCAGGAGCTGGTGGGCGCCCCCCGGCGCACCCTGGAGAAGCTCCGCGGCAACACCATGTCGATGATCTTCCAGGACCCGCTGACCGCGCTGTCGCCGTACCACACCATCGGCCGGCAGATCGGCGAGACCTACCGCAAGCACACCGGGGCGAGCAAGAAGGAGGCCCGGGACCGGTCCATCGAGATGCTCACCAAGGTGGGCATCCCGCAGCCGCAGACCCGCGTCGACGACTACCCGCACCAGTTCTCCGGCGGTATGCGCCAGCGCGCGATGATCGCCATGGCGCTGGTCTGCGACCCCGACCTGCTGATCGCGGACGAGCCGACCACCGCCCTGGACGTGACGGTCCAGGCGCAGATCCTGGACCTGCTGAAGGACCTCCAGCAGGACATGGGCACCGCGATCATCCTGATCACCCATGACCTCGGCGTGGTCGCCAGCACCGCGCACAATGTGATGGTGATGTACGCGGGCCGCGCCGTCGAGCGCGGCACCGTCCGCGAGGTGCTCAAGTCCCCGCAGCACCCGTACACCTGGGGTCTGCTGTCCTCGATGCCGAGCCTCAGCGGGTCGGTGGACGTGCCGCTGCGACCGGTCCGGGGCACCCCGCCCAGCCTGATCAATGTGCCGTCCGGCTGCCCCTTCAACCCGCGCTGCGACTACCGGGAGAAGGTGCTCGGCGACCGCTGCACCACCGAGCGGCCCCTGATCTCCCCGGAGACCGGCCACGGCTCGGCCTGCCACCTCTCCCTCGGGCAGAAGCAGGACATCTTCATCGACCAGATCCAGCCGCGGCTCGGCTGA
- a CDS encoding ABC transporter permease, translating to MLRFLIRRSLGALVILLIISAITFGLFFALPSEPARLFCGKICPPENLAVIKHTMGFDQSVPEQYFHWLVGIFAGRDFPTGHCEFPCLGYSYVKQEMVTTTILDRFPTTVSLTIGSAVVFLIFGIGTGMLAAWKQGKATDKIASSASLLASAMQIYFVGPLALYLLVYSTDWLDQPHYVPFTEDPIGWFGGLLVPWIVLSLIWTANYTRMTRSSMVEQLSEDYVRTARAKGMSGTSVFLRYAWRGAMGPIITIFGVDLGALLGGAIITETTFGLQGIGRLAIDSVQQSDLGMLVGVTLVAAALIVVFNIIVDAAYAVIDPRVRLA from the coding sequence ATGCTCCGTTTTCTCATCCGACGATCGCTTGGCGCGCTCGTCATCCTGCTGATCATCAGCGCCATCACCTTCGGGCTCTTCTTCGCCCTCCCGTCCGAGCCGGCCCGACTCTTCTGCGGCAAGATCTGCCCGCCGGAGAACCTCGCGGTCATCAAGCACACCATGGGCTTCGACCAGTCGGTGCCGGAGCAGTACTTCCACTGGCTGGTGGGCATCTTCGCGGGCCGCGACTTCCCCACGGGCCACTGCGAGTTCCCCTGCCTCGGCTACTCGTACGTCAAGCAGGAGATGGTCACCACGACCATCCTGGACCGCTTCCCCACCACGGTCTCGCTGACCATCGGCTCCGCCGTGGTCTTCCTCATCTTCGGCATCGGCACCGGCATGCTGGCCGCCTGGAAGCAGGGCAAGGCCACCGACAAGATCGCCAGCTCGGCCTCGCTGCTGGCCTCCGCGATGCAGATCTACTTCGTCGGCCCGCTCGCCCTGTACCTGCTGGTCTACAGCACCGACTGGCTGGACCAGCCGCACTATGTGCCGTTCACCGAGGACCCCATCGGCTGGTTCGGCGGACTGCTCGTCCCCTGGATCGTCCTCTCCCTGATCTGGACCGCCAACTACACCCGTATGACGCGCTCCTCCATGGTCGAGCAGCTCTCCGAGGACTACGTCCGGACGGCGCGCGCCAAGGGCATGTCCGGTACCTCGGTCTTCCTCAGGTATGCATGGCGCGGTGCCATGGGCCCCATCATCACCATCTTCGGTGTGGACCTCGGCGCCCTGCTCGGCGGTGCGATCATCACCGAGACCACCTTCGGCCTCCAGGGCATCGGACGGCTCGCGATCGACTCGGTGCAGCAGTCCGACCTGGGGATGCTGGTCGGTGTCACCCTGGTCGCCGCCGCCCTGATCGTGGTCTTCAACATCATCGTGGACGCCGCCTACGCGGTCATCGACCCGCGCGTCCGGCTGGCCTGA
- a CDS encoding ABC transporter substrate-binding protein translates to MTTRRKRHLAAAILVSGALTMTAACSSGHTNSDGSKPSAGGSSSASASAPAAPVATSISVGTAEDSNGPALAPEGSKAGGTVTMIDRDDFSHLDPGRIYMNYNSTVSLLFTRQLTGYKKTPDGTKLVGDLATDTGTTSDGGKTWTFTLKDGLKWEDGSAITSDDIKYSIERLYAPFIQEGPKYIQQWLSGNEYQKVYEGPYKGKSLGAVETPDKKTVVFKFKEAHPDANFTLAMTGYGVVPKAHDTKEAYDKKPFSSGPYKISSHITDKSLDLERNPNWDPKTDPIRNAFPDKWHMQFGVQAEESTNRFIADNGTDKTTMTFHNGVEPTKITEVLGNASLKPRLLQGLTPYVDYYYINNTRISDVNVRKALITAFPLQQIRLAEGGPTAGDFATTMMSPTVLGYEQFDVYGKLQKPEGDPEAAKKLLEQAGKTGQTIVYAYNNTPTQQKVTEVIRQALEKAGFKFVSKPLDPKNYYDQTGKLNNSYDVYWGGWGADWPTGQTALQPVWDGRQIGDLASNYAHFADKAIDKAMDDAAKIADAAEQGKAWAAIDKQINEQAASIPYIYDKYLGLYGSGLGGVEFDPLSGEQSPLNVFIK, encoded by the coding sequence ATGACCACTCGCAGAAAGCGGCACCTCGCAGCCGCGATCCTCGTCTCCGGGGCGCTCACCATGACCGCTGCCTGCTCCAGCGGCCACACCAACAGCGACGGCAGCAAGCCCAGCGCCGGCGGTTCCTCCTCCGCCTCCGCCTCGGCCCCGGCCGCTCCCGTCGCCACCAGCATCAGCGTGGGCACCGCCGAGGACTCCAACGGCCCCGCCCTGGCGCCGGAGGGTTCGAAGGCCGGCGGCACGGTCACCATGATCGACCGCGATGACTTCTCGCACCTCGATCCCGGCCGTATCTACATGAACTACAACTCCACGGTCTCGCTGCTCTTCACCCGTCAGCTGACGGGGTACAAGAAGACCCCCGACGGCACCAAGCTGGTCGGCGACCTGGCGACCGACACCGGTACCACCAGCGACGGCGGCAAGACCTGGACGTTCACCCTCAAGGACGGCCTGAAGTGGGAGGACGGCTCTGCCATCACCTCCGACGACATCAAGTACTCCATTGAGCGGCTGTACGCCCCCTTCATCCAGGAGGGCCCCAAGTACATCCAGCAGTGGCTGTCGGGCAACGAGTACCAGAAGGTCTACGAGGGCCCCTACAAGGGCAAGTCGCTCGGCGCGGTCGAGACTCCTGACAAGAAGACCGTGGTCTTCAAGTTCAAGGAGGCCCACCCGGACGCCAACTTCACCCTGGCGATGACCGGCTACGGTGTCGTGCCCAAGGCCCACGACACCAAGGAGGCCTACGACAAGAAGCCGTTCTCCTCCGGCCCGTACAAGATCTCCAGCCACATCACCGACAAGTCCCTGGACCTGGAGCGCAACCCCAACTGGGACCCGAAGACGGACCCGATCCGGAACGCCTTCCCGGACAAGTGGCACATGCAGTTCGGCGTCCAGGCCGAGGAGTCGACCAACCGCTTCATCGCGGACAACGGCACCGACAAGACCACGATGACCTTCCACAACGGCGTCGAGCCGACGAAGATCACCGAGGTTCTCGGCAACGCCTCGCTCAAGCCCCGTCTGCTTCAGGGCCTGACCCCGTACGTCGACTACTACTACATCAACAACACCCGGATCTCCGACGTCAACGTCCGCAAGGCGCTGATCACGGCCTTCCCGCTGCAGCAGATCCGGCTGGCCGAGGGCGGCCCGACGGCGGGTGACTTCGCCACCACCATGATGAGCCCGACCGTCCTGGGCTACGAGCAGTTCGACGTCTACGGCAAGCTCCAGAAGCCCGAGGGCGACCCCGAGGCGGCCAAGAAGCTGCTGGAGCAGGCGGGCAAGACCGGCCAGACCATCGTCTACGCGTACAACAACACGCCGACCCAGCAGAAGGTCACCGAGGTCATCCGGCAGGCGCTGGAGAAGGCCGGCTTCAAGTTCGTCTCCAAGCCGCTGGACCCGAAGAACTACTACGACCAGACCGGCAAGCTGAACAACAGCTACGACGTGTACTGGGGTGGCTGGGGCGCCGACTGGCCGACCGGTCAGACCGCCCTCCAGCCGGTGTGGGACGGCCGCCAGATCGGCGACCTGGCCTCGAACTACGCGCACTTCGCGGACAAGGCCATCGACAAGGCGATGGACGACGCCGCGAAGATCGCCGACGCCGCCGAGCAGGGCAAGGCATGGGCTGCGATCGACAAGCAGATCAACGAGCAGGCCGCGTCGATCCCCTACATCTACGACAAGTACCTGGGCCTGTACGGCTCGGGCCTGGGCGGCGTGGAGTTCGACCCGCTGTCCGGTGAGCAGTCCCCGCTGAACGTCTTCATCAAGTAG
- a CDS encoding ABC transporter permease — MTNPTQAQAETEIIGSAGPAEAVTLPAAPELKGRSPGQIMWRRFLRDRTGVVCAAIVILFLLIAACAPLISALYGKNPTELYGQNTPGMLTDTGLPTGPNGGMSGEYWFGIEPQLGRDIFTQLIYGIRTSLLIAVVATVATTFLGILVGIIAGYAGGKTDYFIGRGIDILLSFPSQIFFIALVPVVDSLFVSPDESTPVWLRTVTVMIVLSALGWMGLARILRAVALSLREREFVEAARVTGASPMRIIFKELLPNLWTPILVQSTLALPGFVTAEAGLSYLGVGVTEPTPDWGRMIADAASFYREDITFLIFPGVAMVIFVLAFNLLGDSVRDAFDPKTKR, encoded by the coding sequence ATGACCAACCCCACTCAGGCGCAGGCCGAAACCGAGATCATCGGTTCGGCCGGCCCCGCCGAGGCAGTCACCCTGCCTGCGGCACCGGAGCTCAAGGGCCGCTCTCCCGGCCAGATCATGTGGCGTCGCTTCCTCCGCGACCGGACCGGCGTGGTGTGTGCCGCGATTGTGATCCTCTTCCTGCTGATTGCCGCCTGCGCACCGCTGATCTCGGCGCTGTACGGCAAGAACCCGACCGAGCTGTACGGGCAGAACACCCCCGGCATGCTCACCGACACCGGTCTGCCCACCGGTCCCAACGGCGGTATGAGCGGCGAGTACTGGTTCGGCATCGAGCCGCAGCTGGGCCGCGACATCTTCACCCAGCTGATCTACGGCATCCGCACCTCGCTGCTGATCGCGGTGGTGGCCACGGTCGCCACCACGTTCCTGGGCATTCTGGTCGGCATCATCGCGGGCTACGCCGGCGGCAAGACCGACTACTTCATCGGCCGCGGCATCGACATCCTGCTGTCGTTCCCGTCCCAGATCTTCTTCATCGCCCTGGTCCCCGTAGTGGACTCGCTCTTCGTCTCGCCCGACGAGTCGACCCCGGTATGGCTGCGCACCGTCACCGTGATGATCGTGCTCTCGGCGCTGGGCTGGATGGGACTGGCGCGCATCCTGCGGGCCGTGGCCCTCTCCCTGCGCGAGCGGGAGTTCGTGGAAGCCGCCCGGGTGACCGGCGCCTCCCCGATGCGGATCATCTTCAAGGAGCTGCTGCCCAACCTGTGGACGCCCATCCTGGTGCAGTCCACGCTGGCTCTTCCGGGCTTCGTCACCGCCGAGGCCGGCCTCTCCTACCTCGGCGTCGGTGTCACCGAACCGACCCCGGACTGGGGCCGCATGATCGCCGATGCGGCCAGTTTCTACCGTGAGGACATCACCTTTCTGATCTTCCCCGGCGTAGCGATGGTGATCTTCGTGCTCGCCTTCAACCTGCTGGGGGACTCGGTCCGGGACGCATTCGACCCGAAGACCAAGCGCTGA
- a CDS encoding VanW family protein, translating to MSSRETDNASPSPRRNGGDAYPSGTPPYGIPQATGAFGPDGFAPEGVGPDGYGPDGGAAEDPAADDGPKTETTLTTRIRINIPGSRPIPPVVVRSPVKDADAADQQPPAEGAAPGRQADGSRRRAAGPGSPVLGVMDAENRTSTPPNLPPEWQTPEGGNGAGGSPASAGEWFRPRKKGGPAGPAAGPAPAGGAPVPPPASPAPDDFSAPPRTPGHPAFEAPATHPEGGGPQQRGPQQGGGAQRQSGGGSIPRPGGPQGGPRPSGVPATPFAPPTATPPGQQGPGQGPGQGPGQQGHGHGHTQDDAFPGAVPQQPAPQPTAGPFPPGLGVRSRPAPGPLPQQGGGAPAAPYDGFQPDYGNAPYGTGPAGAPQDAALAETAVGGFPPVADPGPGETTAAFPAAAFPPPGAPLPAGQAEAQGNTFAAGFRNEDFRPAAHPAAAARPPAQRAPVTVPVPVPDDAEDDAPAAAPRRRGRTRKLLIYAVAAVVCAAGVAYGAGLMLNQSDVPKGITVLGTDIGGSSRDAAVHTLDSTVAKIGREPIQLRLGGKAVALDPAAAGLSFDTTATVDLLTQHSYNPVDVMDSLTGNAKAVPPLVKIDPAKLRAALEQLGSQAGQGPREGYVSFTAAGAAVVVPPKAGKAVDVESAVVAVQQSYQARALGQKTAPIELKVTEAQPKASAADLQAAADGLGKQIVSGGNVIVKRGPADYGIPFGLASFSLSLRLAPDADGKVVPSFDLAKLEARSDGAFNGYQMKHGSTVGPVTTRDVADAIISALDKTGAARTVVLPVVTG from the coding sequence TTGAGCAGCCGCGAAACTGACAACGCGTCCCCGAGCCCCCGCCGCAACGGCGGGGACGCCTATCCGTCGGGCACGCCCCCGTACGGCATCCCGCAGGCCACGGGCGCCTTCGGGCCGGACGGCTTTGCGCCGGAGGGCGTGGGGCCGGACGGCTACGGGCCGGACGGCGGCGCGGCGGAGGATCCCGCCGCCGACGACGGGCCGAAGACCGAGACCACGCTGACCACCCGGATCCGCATCAACATCCCCGGCTCGCGGCCCATCCCGCCGGTGGTGGTGCGCAGCCCGGTGAAGGACGCGGACGCCGCGGACCAGCAGCCGCCCGCCGAGGGTGCGGCCCCCGGTCGGCAGGCCGACGGCTCCCGGCGCCGGGCCGCCGGGCCCGGTTCCCCGGTGCTCGGGGTGATGGACGCCGAGAACCGCACCTCCACGCCGCCCAATCTGCCGCCCGAGTGGCAGACCCCGGAGGGCGGGAACGGCGCGGGCGGCTCCCCGGCGTCGGCCGGCGAATGGTTCCGGCCACGGAAGAAGGGCGGGCCGGCCGGTCCCGCTGCGGGCCCCGCTCCGGCGGGCGGCGCACCCGTACCGCCGCCGGCCTCCCCGGCGCCCGATGACTTCTCCGCGCCCCCGCGCACCCCCGGGCACCCCGCCTTCGAGGCGCCTGCGACCCACCCCGAGGGCGGCGGGCCGCAGCAGCGGGGGCCGCAGCAGGGCGGCGGAGCGCAGCGGCAGAGCGGCGGCGGCTCCATCCCCCGGCCCGGCGGACCGCAGGGCGGCCCGCGCCCCAGCGGCGTGCCCGCCACGCCCTTCGCCCCGCCGACCGCGACCCCTCCCGGCCAGCAGGGGCCCGGCCAGGGGCCCGGCCAGGGGCCCGGCCAGCAGGGACATGGCCATGGGCACACCCAGGACGACGCCTTCCCCGGTGCCGTCCCGCAGCAGCCCGCGCCGCAGCCCACCGCCGGTCCGTTCCCGCCCGGCCTGGGCGTGCGCAGCCGCCCGGCCCCCGGCCCGCTGCCGCAGCAGGGCGGCGGCGCACCGGCCGCCCCGTACGACGGGTTCCAGCCCGACTACGGCAACGCTCCCTATGGCACCGGCCCGGCGGGCGCCCCGCAGGACGCCGCCCTCGCGGAGACCGCCGTCGGCGGCTTCCCCCCGGTGGCCGACCCCGGCCCGGGCGAGACCACCGCCGCCTTCCCGGCGGCGGCCTTCCCGCCCCCCGGAGCGCCGCTCCCGGCAGGCCAGGCCGAGGCGCAGGGCAACACCTTCGCCGCCGGCTTCCGCAACGAGGACTTCCGCCCCGCCGCCCACCCGGCCGCCGCCGCGCGGCCCCCTGCGCAGCGGGCGCCGGTCACCGTTCCGGTGCCGGTGCCGGACGACGCGGAGGACGACGCTCCGGCCGCCGCCCCCCGCCGCCGGGGCCGCACCCGCAAGCTGCTGATCTACGCCGTCGCCGCAGTGGTCTGCGCGGCCGGTGTCGCCTATGGCGCCGGTCTGATGCTCAACCAGTCGGACGTCCCCAAGGGCATCACCGTGCTCGGCACCGACATCGGCGGCAGCAGCCGGGACGCCGCCGTGCACACCCTGGACTCCACGGTGGCGAAGATCGGCCGGGAGCCCATCCAGCTCCGCCTCGGCGGCAAGGCGGTCGCCCTGGACCCCGCCGCCGCCGGCCTGAGCTTCGACACCACCGCGACCGTCGACCTGCTCACCCAGCACAGCTACAACCCGGTGGACGTCATGGACTCCCTCACCGGCAACGCCAAGGCCGTCCCGCCGCTGGTGAAGATCGACCCGGCCAAGCTGCGCGCCGCCCTGGAGCAGCTGGGCAGCCAGGCGGGTCAGGGCCCGCGCGAGGGCTATGTCTCCTTCACCGCGGCCGGCGCGGCCGTCGTGGTGCCGCCGAAGGCCGGCAAGGCCGTCGATGTGGAGTCGGCCGTCGTCGCGGTCCAGCAGAGCTACCAGGCCCGCGCCCTCGGCCAGAAGACCGCTCCCATCGAGCTCAAGGTCACCGAGGCCCAGCCCAAGGCGTCCGCCGCCGACCTCCAGGCCGCAGCCGACGGCCTGGGCAAGCAGATCGTCAGCGGCGGCAATGTGATCGTCAAGCGGGGGCCGGCCGACTACGGCATCCCCTTCGGGCTGGCGTCCTTCAGCCTGTCGCTCCGCCTGGCACCGGACGCCGACGGCAAGGTCGTCCCGTCCTTCGACCTGGCGAAGCTGGAGGCCCGCTCCGACGGCGCCTTCAACGGCTACCAGATGAAGCACGGCTCCACCGTCGGCCCGGTCACCACCCGGGATGTCGCCGACGCCATCATCTCGGCCCTGGACAAGACCGGCGCCGCCCGGACCGTCGTCCTGCCGGTGGTCACCGGCTGA